The following proteins are encoded in a genomic region of Mycoplasmopsis columbinasalis:
- the dnaG gene encoding DNA primase yields the protein MTKDLIQLVKDANDIEEVISSYLNVIKKGRNYVALCPFHSDSNPSLSISKEKQLFKCFVCNVGGNVISFVAKYTKCSWQQALVTLAQRAGIDVSNYNIGEETKPTYSRNEETKLEQLDRLNNFFKFEFLANSGTRELKTFFNERNLTLELLKEFDIGFAPETAFETFVQKELQGDLRVLQASGVLTEANKLIFRNRVTFAIRDVHGNVVGFSGRTLLPHEKPKYVNSSENSLFQKAKLIYNYHRAITSDSTKLILTEGFMDVIALYRANYKNGIALMGTALTTDHLHLLKNKEILLFLDGDAAGQNATYQSIKFLTKHNIYTLVANNQTDLDPDELLNQFGPKRLQALLEKPISAMEFAYHYLVKKHNLTLNATKQPNFRDYQEFGYDFAELLWHTDHIEKKFWNNRVQEEIDKSFNLEDFFAAFTHQPSKIEADELSDFFENHSEPKTVASQSETPTQTDQPSDQAQQPVPQFIEVEKFIYLLIKHPELHKIYKRAQNYLWSIDDTVNKDYFFREFSYSHPTYEQDPTSEENFVENLSLNEDEELTPAKRKEQVFRRLGEKIQKANEFKLSPNSVQKLELEYFSSAEFREFLTNFYQYGANESASDYHHKIVLFCNQMLRALRAYLIHADKLILADLTFKSNKARQITNNTAEQEQKQNQEYKSGVSLHEKLKDYYDKFLISIDSQQLATIILKEDEHGQDY from the coding sequence ATGACCAAAGACCTCATTCAACTAGTCAAAGATGCTAATGACATTGAAGAAGTAATTAGCTCATACCTCAATGTAATTAAAAAGGGACGTAACTATGTGGCGTTATGTCCTTTTCACAGTGACTCAAATCCCTCACTTTCCATTTCGAAAGAAAAACAACTCTTTAAGTGTTTTGTCTGCAACGTTGGTGGTAATGTGATTTCCTTTGTGGCTAAATACACTAAATGTTCTTGACAGCAAGCTTTAGTGACCCTGGCACAAAGAGCAGGAATTGACGTAAGTAACTATAATATAGGTGAGGAAACTAAACCAACTTACTCACGTAACGAAGAAACTAAACTTGAACAACTTGACCGTTTGAACAACTTTTTTAAATTCGAATTTTTAGCCAATAGCGGCACGCGTGAACTCAAAACTTTTTTTAATGAACGTAACCTCACACTCGAATTGCTCAAAGAATTTGACATCGGTTTTGCTCCTGAAACCGCTTTTGAAACCTTTGTGCAAAAAGAACTCCAAGGCGACCTTCGTGTTTTACAAGCAAGTGGAGTTTTGACTGAAGCAAACAAATTAATTTTTCGCAATCGTGTCACTTTTGCTATTCGTGATGTTCATGGCAATGTGGTTGGTTTTAGTGGTCGGACACTTTTACCACATGAAAAACCTAAATATGTTAATAGTTCTGAAAACTCTTTATTTCAGAAGGCAAAGCTAATTTATAACTACCATCGTGCAATTACAAGCGACTCAACCAAGCTCATCTTGACAGAAGGTTTTATGGATGTAATTGCCCTTTACCGTGCGAATTATAAAAACGGAATCGCCTTAATGGGTACGGCACTTACTACTGACCACCTGCATTTGCTCAAAAACAAAGAAATTTTACTTTTTCTCGATGGTGATGCAGCCGGTCAAAATGCTACTTACCAGTCAATTAAATTTCTCACAAAACACAACATTTATACTTTAGTTGCCAACAACCAAACTGACTTAGACCCTGATGAACTCTTAAACCAATTTGGTCCTAAACGATTGCAAGCTCTACTTGAAAAACCAATTTCCGCTATGGAATTTGCTTACCATTACCTCGTTAAGAAACACAATTTAACACTTAACGCGACTAAACAACCTAACTTTCGTGATTATCAAGAATTTGGATACGATTTTGCCGAGTTATTATGACACACCGACCACATTGAAAAGAAATTTTGAAATAATCGTGTTCAAGAAGAAATTGATAAGTCGTTTAATTTAGAAGATTTTTTCGCAGCTTTCACTCACCAACCTAGCAAAATTGAAGCAGACGAATTGAGCGATTTTTTTGAAAATCATTCAGAACCAAAAACCGTTGCTTCGCAGAGTGAAACACCAACCCAAACAGACCAACCTAGCGATCAAGCACAGCAACCCGTTCCGCAGTTTATCGAAGTAGAAAAATTCATTTATCTTCTTATCAAGCATCCAGAGTTACACAAAATTTACAAACGAGCACAAAATTATTTATGATCAATCGATGACACCGTCAATAAAGACTATTTTTTTCGAGAATTTAGTTATTCACATCCCACTTATGAACAAGATCCTACAAGTGAAGAAAATTTTGTGGAGAATTTAAGTTTAAATGAAGATGAAGAATTAACACCGGCCAAACGCAAAGAACAAGTGTTTCGTCGTTTGGGTGAAAAAATTCAAAAAGCCAATGAGTTTAAACTTAGTCCTAACTCTGTGCAAAAATTAGAACTTGAATACTTTTCTTCTGCTGAATTTCGCGAGTTTTTAACAAATTTTTATCAGTATGGTGCTAATGAAAGCGCGAGTGATTATCACCACAAGATAGTGTTGTTTTGTAACCAGATGCTTAGAGCTCTACGTGCTTATTTGATCCATGCTGATAAATTAATTCTTGCTGATTTGACTTTTAAGTCTAATAAAGCTCGTCAAATAACAAATAACACCGCTGAACAGGAACAAAAACAAAACCAAGAATATAAATCAGGGGTTTCATTGCACGAAAAGTTAAAAGATTACTATGATAAATTTTTAATATCAATTGACTCGCAACAACTAGCAACAATAATTCTTAAGGAGGACGAACATGGCCAAGACTATTAA
- a CDS encoding glycine--tRNA ligase, giving the protein MANADKSIPKLINLLKSTGFVFQGSEIYGGLANTWDYGPLGTLLKNNVARLWEREFITKEKQNFLIDSKILMNPQVWVTSGHVTNFNDPLIENKVNGKRYRADKLIEAIDPSLNAETLSFAQMQAFLTQHLHEYEGAKCDWSEVKKFNLMFETRQGVLEDKKSTIYLRPETTQGIMVNFKNVQRAMRAKPPLGIGQIGKSFRNEVTPGNFIFRTREFEQMELEVFCTPAQAPQLYQDYIQKTFNFVRLLGLAQANLRIREHAPEELAHYSAGTSDIEYHFPFGWGELLGVANRTDFDLKSHQAATGESLEYQDPFTNEKFLPYVIEPSMGLDRLLFALLIDAYDEEQLADGDSRVVLRFKPAVAPYKVAILPLVKKLNEKATEVFEDLLATNLSVAYDDSGSIGKRYRRQDALGTPYCVTIDFDTLVDQCVTIRNRDTMKQERIKISEITSYLQKI; this is encoded by the coding sequence TTAGCAAATGCCGACAAAAGTATTCCAAAACTCATCAACTTACTCAAGAGCACAGGTTTTGTGTTTCAGGGCTCAGAAATTTATGGCGGTTTAGCTAACACTTGAGACTATGGTCCACTGGGTACATTATTAAAAAATAACGTAGCACGTTTGTGAGAACGTGAATTTATTACTAAAGAAAAACAAAACTTTTTGATCGATTCTAAAATTCTTATGAACCCGCAAGTGTGAGTGACTTCTGGCCACGTAACTAACTTTAATGACCCTTTGATTGAAAATAAAGTTAACGGCAAACGTTACCGTGCGGATAAACTAATTGAAGCCATTGATCCTAGTCTTAACGCTGAAACTTTAAGTTTTGCCCAAATGCAAGCCTTTCTCACACAACACCTTCACGAATATGAAGGCGCTAAGTGCGACTGGAGTGAAGTTAAAAAGTTTAACTTGATGTTTGAAACCAGACAAGGAGTGCTTGAAGACAAAAAAAGCACCATTTATTTACGTCCTGAAACTACGCAAGGGATTATGGTGAACTTTAAAAACGTGCAACGGGCAATGCGTGCTAAACCACCCCTTGGGATTGGCCAAATTGGTAAAAGTTTTCGTAACGAAGTTACCCCCGGGAATTTCATCTTCCGGACCCGTGAGTTTGAACAAATGGAACTTGAAGTCTTTTGTACTCCTGCGCAAGCACCCCAACTCTACCAGGATTACATTCAAAAAACTTTTAACTTTGTGCGTTTACTTGGTTTGGCGCAAGCTAACTTGCGCATTCGTGAACATGCACCTGAAGAACTAGCCCACTATTCAGCTGGTACTAGTGACATTGAATACCACTTTCCATTTGGTTGGGGTGAATTACTTGGCGTAGCCAACCGGACTGACTTTGACCTCAAGAGTCACCAAGCTGCCACGGGTGAATCGCTCGAATACCAAGATCCTTTCACAAACGAAAAATTTCTTCCGTATGTAATTGAACCTTCAATGGGACTTGACCGTTTGCTCTTTGCACTCTTAATTGATGCCTATGACGAAGAGCAATTGGCCGATGGTGATTCGCGCGTTGTCCTTAGGTTTAAACCAGCCGTGGCACCATATAAAGTTGCCATTCTACCACTTGTAAAAAAATTAAACGAGAAAGCTACCGAAGTTTTTGAAGACTTACTAGCAACTAATCTTAGTGTAGCTTATGATGATAGTGGCTCAATTGGTAAACGTTATCGGCGTCAAGACGCACTAGGCACACCATACTGCGTGACCATCGATTTTGACACCCTTGTCGACCAGTGTGTTACCATTCGGAACCGTGACACAATGAAACAAGAACGCATCAAAATCAGTGAAATTACCTCTTATTTACAAAAAATATAG
- a CDS encoding Nif3-like dinuclear metal center hexameric protein: protein MPTKQPKTPTQTLAKARNLKISELIHALKQVYPPVLTDELGTPTYADKTKLPSRTLCRGVVVALDVDDKVIDFMLKHECNLLITHHLLHWHTKADEKLLEPHKQSLDQLLRSHRLYTFGLHEEFDEAPQNDTSTLIARKVLHTLGVPGDLVNYYQLSPYPAILRTDQKIPLISVVNALKEVFGAGAFQANLRPEVLNNPANTGNYFMFMAGSGSMKYMHEFLNYSKGIVQPDLVVTSDIKWSEWQTYRQAGLNVVAVPHNVEAVFINEMAQQVRNIISEHTTKKIPVYTFESAPEYWNI from the coding sequence ATGCCCACTAAACAACCAAAAACACCAACTCAAACCCTTGCCAAAGCACGCAACTTAAAAATTAGCGAACTCATTCACGCTCTAAAGCAAGTTTACCCACCAGTACTCACTGATGAACTTGGCACACCAACTTATGCTGACAAAACCAAATTGCCATCAAGAACACTTTGTCGCGGGGTTGTGGTTGCGCTAGATGTTGATGACAAAGTAATTGACTTTATGCTTAAGCACGAGTGTAACTTACTTATTACTCACCATTTATTGCACTGACACACTAAGGCTGACGAAAAACTACTCGAACCACACAAACAAAGCTTAGACCAACTTTTGCGTTCACACCGCTTGTACACCTTTGGTTTGCACGAAGAATTTGACGAAGCGCCACAAAATGACACTTCGACTTTAATTGCACGCAAAGTTTTACACACACTTGGTGTACCTGGTGACTTGGTTAATTATTACCAGTTGTCACCTTACCCAGCAATTTTACGAACTGACCAAAAAATCCCACTTATTTCTGTAGTCAACGCACTTAAAGAAGTTTTTGGCGCTGGCGCCTTCCAAGCTAACCTCAGACCAGAAGTCCTTAACAACCCTGCTAACACAGGGAACTACTTTATGTTTATGGCTGGTTCAGGTTCAATGAAGTATATGCACGAATTTTTAAACTATAGTAAAGGTATTGTTCAACCTGACTTAGTGGTTACTAGCGACATTAAATGGTCGGAGTGACAAACTTATCGCCAAGCGGGACTTAATGTTGTGGCGGTGCCGCATAACGTTGAAGCTGTCTTTATTAACGAAATGGCTCAGCAAGTACGTAACATTATTAGTGAGCACACAACCAAAAAAATTCCAGTTTATACCTTCGAGTCTGCACCTGAATACTGAAATATTTAA
- a CDS encoding HsdM family class I SAM-dependent methyltransferase — protein MAYLKSEFEIVSEFTNALGLRNQTDGTLHLYHKRDAKVHQATKPDGYYYYDGITFILDAKAENAPFTGQLFDYMQLEQNENFIGFMYNGATLKVYVNGVLQLDETTVHDKFYYKQKYFPQKINNFKIINEQAHKLANLFRDANIDKQLNVPFIGAVFLNLMYAREFLLEGKTAGELIINTATTKSIIFSLKKGLQYVITDIGSKQRKRDYLLRCLDESTLNNAKTADLVHIVNVITSIYNFINISESDYDGNDIMNNFLRVFRKWNSANSNEKGEVFTPDHIAQLMFELIDVSPENVILDPTCGSGTFLTNAMNLMLRKVAADNTLDVEQKHLLAQEIKKNHIIGIEINDFNATLAGINMLLHGDGCTNIWTNDCFAEIKKLTNLYDRVLMNPPFSIKIKELSFVKLALDHMQNNGFLATILPKSVLKGTEKQNVDLLKEIFQTNELVSVISLPNDLFLPNAGVATVIAVFYKNIEKQTNPKYKNTLFINMSDDGFVYSGQYREMTDQWHAIKNEVLNAYKKHNYNELRALTKVINYQDELLFESFNSHRPYEVAQSTFVKTIRENLSAKMLCGYTNDPLTNHYLFKNYSKTKIENLPERAFQRFKITDLLYKIEKGREKHSIDRKLENKYISGVPLLIAKKDNNGVGGLVSEYTKTYANKFAIITGGDGGGGKTYYCDFDFAATSFVLIADLKPELQPLFDDFAKFYLATRISERLYKNINHGRTISELSSEIDILLPVKPTGEIDTKYMSDYIKNLKI, from the coding sequence ATGGCTTACCTTAAAAGTGAATTTGAAATTGTGAGTGAATTTACTAATGCACTTGGTTTACGTAACCAAACTGACGGCACACTCCATCTTTACCACAAGCGTGATGCCAAAGTGCACCAAGCCACTAAACCTGACGGTTATTATTACTACGATGGCATCACCTTCATTTTGGATGCTAAAGCTGAAAACGCCCCTTTTACTGGGCAATTGTTTGATTACATGCAACTTGAGCAAAATGAAAATTTCATTGGTTTTATGTATAATGGCGCGACACTGAAAGTTTATGTCAATGGTGTTTTGCAATTAGATGAAACCACCGTACACGATAAGTTCTATTACAAACAAAAATATTTCCCACAAAAAATTAATAACTTTAAAATTATCAACGAACAAGCACACAAGTTGGCTAACTTATTCCGTGATGCTAACATCGATAAACAACTCAATGTTCCCTTCATTGGTGCTGTCTTCTTGAATTTAATGTATGCTCGTGAATTTTTACTCGAAGGCAAAACAGCCGGCGAATTAATCATCAATACTGCAACTACGAAAAGTATTATTTTCTCGCTGAAAAAAGGACTGCAATACGTTATTACGGACATAGGATCAAAACAAAGAAAACGTGATTATTTGCTTCGTTGTTTAGACGAAAGTACTTTAAACAACGCAAAAACTGCTGATTTAGTCCACATAGTCAACGTGATTACAAGTATTTATAACTTTATTAATATTTCTGAGAGCGATTATGATGGTAACGACATTATGAACAATTTTTTGCGTGTGTTTCGGAAATGAAATAGTGCTAATTCAAATGAAAAAGGCGAAGTGTTCACTCCTGACCACATTGCACAGTTAATGTTCGAACTTATTGATGTTAGTCCTGAAAATGTCATTCTAGATCCAACTTGTGGATCTGGAACTTTTTTAACTAACGCAATGAATTTAATGTTAAGAAAAGTTGCTGCTGACAACACTTTAGACGTTGAACAAAAACATTTACTGGCGCAAGAAATCAAGAAAAATCATATTATTGGTATTGAAATCAATGATTTTAACGCCACTTTAGCCGGAATCAATATGCTTTTACACGGTGATGGCTGCACTAATATTTGAACTAATGACTGTTTTGCTGAAATTAAGAAATTAACCAATTTATATGATCGTGTGTTAATGAATCCGCCTTTTAGTATCAAAATTAAGGAATTAAGTTTTGTGAAATTGGCACTCGACCATATGCAAAATAATGGGTTTTTAGCGACCATTTTGCCTAAAAGTGTGCTCAAAGGCACAGAAAAACAAAATGTTGATTTACTCAAAGAAATATTCCAAACTAACGAATTAGTTAGTGTAATTTCACTGCCAAATGATTTATTTTTACCTAATGCTGGTGTAGCTACTGTGATTGCTGTGTTTTACAAAAACATTGAAAAACAAACCAATCCGAAGTATAAAAATACACTTTTTATCAATATGAGTGACGATGGGTTTGTCTATAGTGGTCAGTATCGTGAAATGACAGATCAGTGACACGCAATTAAAAACGAAGTCTTGAATGCTTACAAAAAACACAACTATAACGAACTAAGAGCTTTAACAAAAGTTATTAACTATCAAGATGAGTTACTATTCGAAAGTTTCAATTCGCATCGACCCTATGAAGTAGCACAAAGTACTTTTGTAAAAACAATTCGCGAAAATTTAAGTGCCAAAATGCTCTGCGGCTACACTAATGATCCACTAACTAATCATTATTTATTTAAAAATTATTCGAAAACAAAAATAGAAAATTTACCAGAAAGAGCTTTTCAACGCTTTAAAATTACTGATTTGCTATACAAAATCGAAAAAGGTCGAGAAAAGCACAGTATTGATCGCAAACTCGAAAATAAATACATTAGTGGTGTTCCACTTTTAATAGCTAAAAAAGACAACAATGGTGTTGGTGGTTTAGTTAGTGAATATACAAAAACTTATGCCAACAAATTCGCAATTATCACCGGTGGCGATGGTGGTGGTGGCAAAACTTACTACTGCGACTTTGATTTTGCGGCAACTAGTTTTGTTTTGATAGCTGATTTAAAACCAGAATTACAGCCATTATTTGATGACTTTGCGAAATTTTACTTAGCAACTCGAATTAGTGAAAGGCTTTACAAAAACATCAACCACGGTCGCACTATCAGTGAATTAAGCTCTGAAATTGATATTCTTTTGCCAGTTAAACCGACCGGTGAAATAGACACAAAATATATGTCTGACTACATAAAAAACCTGAAAATCTAA
- a CDS encoding 30S ribosomal protein S6: MSKYEIILILDPKAEDKVGFNLVNDVFGQAQVSKAEKMQITDLAYPIHSSHKAQFLNFLVKSPSHLIAEFVRRANIVKEIWKHLVVNLDTEKGYGKERKVFKKHFVKRDGQQSGDRVPFERREYKKPRQFTKPENATPKSE, encoded by the coding sequence ATGTCAAAATATGAAATTATTTTGATCCTTGATCCTAAAGCTGAAGACAAAGTTGGTTTCAACTTAGTAAATGATGTCTTCGGACAAGCTCAAGTATCAAAAGCTGAAAAAATGCAAATCACAGATTTAGCATACCCAATTCATAGTTCACACAAGGCACAATTTTTAAACTTCCTTGTTAAATCACCAAGTCATTTAATCGCTGAATTTGTGCGTCGTGCAAACATAGTGAAAGAAATTTGAAAACATCTTGTAGTTAACCTTGATACTGAAAAAGGTTATGGCAAAGAAAGAAAAGTATTTAAGAAACACTTTGTGAAACGTGATGGACAACAAAGTGGTGACAGAGTTCCATTTGAGCGTAGAGAATATAAAAAACCAAGACAATTTACCAAACCAGAAAATGCAACTCCAAAAAGTGAATAA
- a CDS encoding RNA polymerase sigma factor, translating to MAKTIKKEILPVVELVEKYAETQGKKQLSQQDLYDYLNKIQVEVTDSEMDDFYDALMQKGLLSDETNQGDLDDVSDFDFSSEGVDLDLDEDEISSDPDGEHDSERTTAPTHRESDYDDYDDEDEEEAQPNRKKEKKARNDDEYDDFDPEMAGYLSDYDLGSDYDDDEYAYDYDDEDYYSDESSYADDEEEVDEEKPKGKRGKKKLEQLELENFDNDNDIVLNSNGQKKSVKELRNKLTETQDIVKWYMRWIGKYGKLLTKEEEEKLAQEMDNGGFRGKRARDKLIKRNLRLVINNAKKYKNRGLSFIDLISEGNSGIVKAVQKYDVRTGYKFSTYATWWIRQAITRAVADQARTIRVPVHMVETINKLSKVERDLQQELGREPTDEEIAKRFDNNYTAAKVRYIRKINVDPISLDKQIGKENDSSFSDFVKDETITSPVDYASSEELVHNLDKILRETLDDEEYTLICKRYGVGHNPEDDNKPFRLHSLEELAAERGVSKERIRQIENKILKKVKNSSKNAKNLKDYAH from the coding sequence ATGGCCAAGACTATTAAAAAAGAAATCTTACCAGTAGTTGAATTGGTGGAAAAATACGCAGAAACTCAAGGAAAGAAACAACTAAGCCAGCAGGATCTCTATGACTATCTAAATAAAATTCAAGTTGAAGTGACTGATAGTGAGATGGATGATTTTTATGATGCCTTGATGCAAAAAGGTTTGCTTTCTGACGAAACCAACCAAGGCGATCTTGACGATGTGAGTGATTTTGATTTTAGCAGCGAAGGTGTTGATTTAGATCTTGACGAAGATGAAATTAGTTCCGACCCTGACGGTGAACACGACTCAGAACGTACCACGGCACCAACACATCGTGAAAGTGATTACGATGATTACGATGATGAGGACGAAGAGGAAGCACAACCAAATCGGAAAAAAGAGAAAAAAGCTCGCAACGATGACGAATACGATGACTTCGACCCTGAGATGGCGGGTTACTTGAGCGACTATGATCTTGGCTCTGACTATGACGATGACGAGTATGCTTATGATTACGATGACGAAGACTATTATTCAGACGAAAGTTCTTACGCTGATGACGAAGAAGAAGTGGATGAGGAAAAACCAAAAGGTAAACGTGGCAAGAAGAAACTCGAACAACTAGAACTTGAAAACTTTGATAATGACAACGATATTGTGTTAAATAGTAACGGGCAAAAGAAAAGTGTGAAAGAACTCCGGAACAAACTTACTGAAACCCAAGATATTGTCAAGTGATATATGCGTTGGATTGGTAAGTACGGAAAATTACTCACCAAAGAGGAAGAAGAAAAACTTGCTCAAGAAATGGATAATGGTGGTTTCCGGGGCAAACGCGCTCGTGATAAACTCATCAAACGGAACTTGCGGCTTGTAATTAATAATGCGAAAAAATACAAAAACAGAGGTTTAAGTTTTATTGACTTAATTTCTGAGGGAAATAGTGGTATTGTCAAAGCTGTGCAAAAATATGACGTGCGGACTGGTTACAAGTTTTCAACTTATGCCACCTGGTGAATCCGGCAAGCAATCACCCGTGCTGTTGCCGACCAAGCGCGTACCATCCGGGTACCAGTACATATGGTCGAAACCATCAATAAACTTTCAAAAGTTGAGCGGGACTTACAACAAGAACTTGGTCGTGAACCAACTGACGAAGAAATTGCTAAAAGATTTGACAACAATTACACCGCTGCCAAGGTGCGTTACATTCGTAAAATTAATGTCGATCCTATTTCACTTGATAAACAAATTGGCAAGGAAAACGATTCTTCGTTTAGTGATTTTGTCAAAGACGAAACTATCACCAGCCCAGTTGACTATGCCTCAAGCGAAGAATTGGTGCACAACTTAGACAAAATTTTGCGTGAAACACTCGATGATGAAGAGTACACCCTCATTTGTAAACGTTACGGTGTTGGCCACAATCCAGAGGATGATAACAAACCATTTCGTTTACACTCACTCGAAGAATTAGCAGCCGAACGTGGTGTTTCGAAGGAACGCATCAGACAAATTGAAAATAAAATTCTCAAGAAAGTGAAAAATAGTTCGAAAAACGCAAAGAACTTAAAAGATTATGCCCACTAA